The Glandiceps talaboti chromosome 1, keGlaTala1.1, whole genome shotgun sequence genome has a segment encoding these proteins:
- the LOC144434806 gene encoding short transient receptor potential channel 6-like produces MSFQLTLREWNYLAEESHSPKLTRDEAELLDKVDSGDVKGVSELLQNGSPYVNINCEGKRCGKLVTPLQIAAVNNDFSMIKLLLENGANHLDKPSTAKSNGKSRDILEDDSRLEAYHALCSPCYISQAQDDPIVTSMELSAELQTLSKSRDIIDTSKLQYKRLRDGLNTFR; encoded by the exons ATGTCATTTCAACTAACATTACGGGAATGGAATTATTTGGCAGAAGAAAGCCACAGTCCGAAACTGACACGTGACGAAGCGGAATTACTAGACAAAGTTGACAGCGGAGATGTGAAAGGTGTCAGTGAACTCTTACag AATGGTTCACCATATGTGAACATCAACTGTGAAGGGAAGCGTTGTGGTAAACTCGTGACTCCGTTGCAAATCGCGGccgtaaataatgattttagtATGATAAAATTACTATTGGAGAATGGAGCAAATCATCTGGATAAACCGTCAACTGCCAAGTCAAACG GCAAGAGTAGAGACATACTTGAGGATGACTCCAGATTAGAAGCATACCACGCTCTTTGCAGTCCGTGTTATATATCTCAGGCACAGGATGATCCAATTGTAACATCCATGGAGTTATCTGCTGAATTGCAAACACTTTCAAAATCACGAGATATTATTGACACATCGAAG CTACAATACAAGAGATTGAGAGACGgattgaatacattt AGGTGA